Proteins from one Vespula vulgaris chromosome 23, iyVesVulg1.1, whole genome shotgun sequence genomic window:
- the LOC127071821 gene encoding probable ribonuclease ZC3H12C isoform X3, which translates to MCYIKAKRGSTVSGKLSRFTYGRYVDCTVLGGGNNGGDAEDSSYDSDYEAEDSTSVHPPLESRLSSSTHSDVSRTASDTLAAEFAEYVTVQGQTPTQSPGYTARVEFALKLGYTERLVQAALQKLGPDPGQNELLAELIKLGASCSPKLSESPEESDTLLDGETSTEELGGRSNLTTTTATCLRPVVIDGSNVAMSHGNKEVFSCRGIKICVDWFKARGHREITVFVPKWRKEASRPDNPIADQEILGELERDRLLVFTPSRLVGGKRMVCYDDRYILRLAAEVDGIVVSNDNYRDLAQENPEFRRVVEERILMYSFVNDRFMPPDDPLGRSGPTLENFLRIGPKKTDPAPPCPYAKKCTYGNKCKFRHPERGPHPHKSVTERLVEHAQRHLQARGPSLSLPLNSTTATTTNVTAQHQPLCKARSAAVPSNVSQSLSSVPKSRSVENVTTDLSTTSPIVYAQQISAVQNMQGYVSSPPGTWATPRVNNSDTEPVNMHRKLQRQLTLNPACDPRLYQLRRYQQHTAQSSTQQQQQQQQQQQQQQQQQQQQQQQQHSQQSIIAAHPTIQQHRPLTRHASNESPYSIPISWDHPEGLHQHVTRIASAPDSYRAWPPRSTNLIAPSRVSRLGTSDPQLNLLPSPSSAATNLHGAAWNTQTQDARRRLHYHLANIFPEEQVQAAMAMNPHETDPQQICATILAMFPKN; encoded by the exons aGATACGTCGATTGTACGGTGTTAGGTGGTGGTAATAATGGTGGAGACGCTGAGGATTCTTCGTACGACAGTGATTACGAAGCTGAAGATTCAACGAGCGTTCATCCGCCATTGGAATCACGACTCTCGTCTTCCACGCATTCGGACGTGTCCCGTACTGCTTCGGATACCTTGGCAGCGGAATTTGCTGAGTATGTCACCGTTCAAGGACAAACCCCAACACAGAGCCCAG GATATACGGCCAGAGTTGAATTCGCATTGAAGCTTGGATATACCGAACGTTTGGTTCAAGCAGCTCTTCAGAAATTAGGTCCAGATCCTGGTCAAAACGAGTTATTGGCAGAATTGATCAAACTTGGAGCAAGTTGTTCGCCAAAATTAAGCGAAAGTCCGGAAGAAAGCGATACTCTTTTAGATGGCGAAACAAGTACCGAAGAACTTGGTGGAAGATCGAATCTAACTACTACGACTGCTACGTGTTTGAGGCCGGTTGTAATCGACGGTAGTAACGTGGCTATGAGCCATGGAAATAAGGAAGTATTTTCCTGTCGTGGTATTAAGATCTGCGTTGATTGGTTCAAAGCTAGAGGACATCGAGAGATCACTGTTTTTGTACCAAAGTGGCGTAAGGAAGCATCTAGACCTGATAATCCTATAGCCGATCAAGAAATTCTAGGTGAACTCGAGAGAGATCGATTACTCGTTTTCACTCCATCTAG ACTAGTCGGAGGTAAACGCATGGTTTGTTACGATGATCGTTATATTCTGAGGTTAGCAGCCGAAGTGGATGGTATCGTTGTCAGTAACGATAATTATAGAGATTTGGCGCAAGAAAATCCAGAATTTCGAAGAGTCGTCGAAGAGAGAATTTTGATGTATAGTTTTgtgaacgatcgatttatGCCACCCGATGATCCCCTTGGAAGAAGTGGGCCtactttagaaaatttcttaagaATTGGACCGAAAAAAACTGATCCAGCACCACCATGTCCATATGCAAAG AAATGTACGTACGGAAACAAATGCAAATTTCGTCATCCAGAAAGAGGTCCGCATCCTCATAAATCTGTAACGGAACGTTTGGTGGAACATGCTCAACGACATCTTCAAGCTAGAGGTCCGAGTTTAAGCTTACCCTTAAATTCTACAACAGCAACGACTACGAATGTTACGGCGCAACATCAACCGCTCTGTAAAGCAAGATCAGCTGCTGTACCATCCAATGTCTCTCAATCATTATCATCCGTTCCTAAAAGTAGATCAGTTGAAAATGTCACTACAGATTTATCAACGACTAGTCCGATCGTATATGCGCAACAGATTTCTGCTGTGCAGAATATGCAAG GATACGTATCATCTCCTCCAGGTACTTGGGCGACACCTAGAGTTAATAACTCGGATACAGAGCCAGTGAATATGCATAGAAAATTACAACGACAATTAACCTTAAATCCGGCATGCGATCCACGTCTTTATCAATTGAGAAGATATCAACAGCACACGGCGCAATCTTCGacgcaacagcagcaacaacaacaacaacaacaacagcagcagcagcaacaacaacaacagcaacaacagcagcaacattCACAGCAATCTATAATTGCTGCTCATCCAACGATCCAACAGCATAGGCCACTTACAAGACATGCTAGCAATGAGTCTCCTTATTCAATACCTATCAG TTGGGACCATCCTGAAGGACTTCATCAACATGTAACACGCATTGCTTCGGCACCAGATTCATACCGAGCTTGGCCTCCTCGTAGTACGAATCTAATTGCACCCTCACGAGTCTCTAGATTAGGCACATCCGATCCACAATTAAATTTGTTGCCTTCACCGTCATCTGCCGCAACAAATTTACACGGAGCTGCTTGGAATACACAAACCCAAGATGCACGACGTCGTTTGCATTATCATCTTGCTAATATCTTTCCCGAGGAACAGGTACAAGCAGCGATGGCAATGAATCCTCATGAAACTGATCCCCAACAAATATGTGCCACGATTTTAGCAATGTTTCCcaaaaattaa
- the LOC127071821 gene encoding probable ribonuclease ZC3H12C isoform X4 has translation MTVAGKRYVDCTVLGGGNNGGDAEDSSYDSDYEAEDSTSVHPPLESRLSSSTHSDVSRTASDTLAAEFAEYVTVQGQTPTQSPGYTARVEFALKLGYTERLVQAALQKLGPDPGQNELLAELIKLGASCSPKLSESPEESDTLLDGETSTEELGGRSNLTTTTATCLRPVVIDGSNVAMSHGNKEVFSCRGIKICVDWFKARGHREITVFVPKWRKEASRPDNPIADQEILGELERDRLLVFTPSRLVGGKRMVCYDDRYILRLAAEVDGIVVSNDNYRDLAQENPEFRRVVEERILMYSFVNDRFMPPDDPLGRSGPTLENFLRIGPKKTDPAPPCPYAKKCTYGNKCKFRHPERGPHPHKSVTERLVEHAQRHLQARGPSLSLPLNSTTATTTNVTAQHQPLCKARSAAVPSNVSQSLSSVPKSRSVENVTTDLSTTSPIVYAQQISAVQNMQGYVSSPPGTWATPRVNNSDTEPVNMHRKLQRQLTLNPACDPRLYQLRRYQQHTAQSSTQQQQQQQQQQQQQQQQQQQQQQQQHSQQSIIAAHPTIQQHRPLTRHASNESPYSIPISWDHPEGLHQHVTRIASAPDSYRAWPPRSTNLIAPSRVSRLGTSDPQLNLLPSPSSAATNLHGAAWNTQTQDARRRLHYHLANIFPEEQVQAAMAMNPHETDPQQICATILAMFPKN, from the exons aGATACGTCGATTGTACGGTGTTAGGTGGTGGTAATAATGGTGGAGACGCTGAGGATTCTTCGTACGACAGTGATTACGAAGCTGAAGATTCAACGAGCGTTCATCCGCCATTGGAATCACGACTCTCGTCTTCCACGCATTCGGACGTGTCCCGTACTGCTTCGGATACCTTGGCAGCGGAATTTGCTGAGTATGTCACCGTTCAAGGACAAACCCCAACACAGAGCCCAG GATATACGGCCAGAGTTGAATTCGCATTGAAGCTTGGATATACCGAACGTTTGGTTCAAGCAGCTCTTCAGAAATTAGGTCCAGATCCTGGTCAAAACGAGTTATTGGCAGAATTGATCAAACTTGGAGCAAGTTGTTCGCCAAAATTAAGCGAAAGTCCGGAAGAAAGCGATACTCTTTTAGATGGCGAAACAAGTACCGAAGAACTTGGTGGAAGATCGAATCTAACTACTACGACTGCTACGTGTTTGAGGCCGGTTGTAATCGACGGTAGTAACGTGGCTATGAGCCATGGAAATAAGGAAGTATTTTCCTGTCGTGGTATTAAGATCTGCGTTGATTGGTTCAAAGCTAGAGGACATCGAGAGATCACTGTTTTTGTACCAAAGTGGCGTAAGGAAGCATCTAGACCTGATAATCCTATAGCCGATCAAGAAATTCTAGGTGAACTCGAGAGAGATCGATTACTCGTTTTCACTCCATCTAG ACTAGTCGGAGGTAAACGCATGGTTTGTTACGATGATCGTTATATTCTGAGGTTAGCAGCCGAAGTGGATGGTATCGTTGTCAGTAACGATAATTATAGAGATTTGGCGCAAGAAAATCCAGAATTTCGAAGAGTCGTCGAAGAGAGAATTTTGATGTATAGTTTTgtgaacgatcgatttatGCCACCCGATGATCCCCTTGGAAGAAGTGGGCCtactttagaaaatttcttaagaATTGGACCGAAAAAAACTGATCCAGCACCACCATGTCCATATGCAAAG AAATGTACGTACGGAAACAAATGCAAATTTCGTCATCCAGAAAGAGGTCCGCATCCTCATAAATCTGTAACGGAACGTTTGGTGGAACATGCTCAACGACATCTTCAAGCTAGAGGTCCGAGTTTAAGCTTACCCTTAAATTCTACAACAGCAACGACTACGAATGTTACGGCGCAACATCAACCGCTCTGTAAAGCAAGATCAGCTGCTGTACCATCCAATGTCTCTCAATCATTATCATCCGTTCCTAAAAGTAGATCAGTTGAAAATGTCACTACAGATTTATCAACGACTAGTCCGATCGTATATGCGCAACAGATTTCTGCTGTGCAGAATATGCAAG GATACGTATCATCTCCTCCAGGTACTTGGGCGACACCTAGAGTTAATAACTCGGATACAGAGCCAGTGAATATGCATAGAAAATTACAACGACAATTAACCTTAAATCCGGCATGCGATCCACGTCTTTATCAATTGAGAAGATATCAACAGCACACGGCGCAATCTTCGacgcaacagcagcaacaacaacaacaacaacaacagcagcagcagcaacaacaacaacagcaacaacagcagcaacattCACAGCAATCTATAATTGCTGCTCATCCAACGATCCAACAGCATAGGCCACTTACAAGACATGCTAGCAATGAGTCTCCTTATTCAATACCTATCAG TTGGGACCATCCTGAAGGACTTCATCAACATGTAACACGCATTGCTTCGGCACCAGATTCATACCGAGCTTGGCCTCCTCGTAGTACGAATCTAATTGCACCCTCACGAGTCTCTAGATTAGGCACATCCGATCCACAATTAAATTTGTTGCCTTCACCGTCATCTGCCGCAACAAATTTACACGGAGCTGCTTGGAATACACAAACCCAAGATGCACGACGTCGTTTGCATTATCATCTTGCTAATATCTTTCCCGAGGAACAGGTACAAGCAGCGATGGCAATGAATCCTCATGAAACTGATCCCCAACAAATATGTGCCACGATTTTAGCAATGTTTCCcaaaaattaa